Genomic window (Salinibacterium sp. M195):
CAAGAGTGGAGAAGTACCACATGAGGCCAACGCCGTAGCTGCTGTCTTGCTCGAGGCTCGCGAGCCATTCCTCGATCGGAACTTCGCGCACGTTCAGCGTGACGCCGATCTTGGAGAGGTTCTCGGCGAGCGACTGTGCTGCGGTTCCGAGCTGCGGCCCCGTGGAAGGGAAGAGCATGTCGGTCTCGAAGCCATCCGGGTGGTCAGAGGCTGCCAGTGCTGCGGCCGCCGCATCGAGGTCGAAGTCATACTGCGGGATGCTCGCCAGCAGGTCGCGGGCATCGTCGGCGCTGTAGACGCTTCCGAGGGATTCGGGCGTCGCGATGGCGGTGGCTACTTCACCGTGGCCGCGCAGCAGTTTGTCGACGATCGTGGTGCGGTCAACGCTGTGGGCGAAGGCTTCGCGCACCTTCGGGTCGGTGAACGGCTCCAGCGCGGTGTTGAAGTACATGCCGACATAGGAGAGGTCATTGACATAGTCAACACGCATGTTGTCGAGGTCTTCCCACTGGGTCGACTGCGCGAGCGGCACGTTGAAGGCAACATCAATATCGCCAGACTGGGCGGCAAGAAGGCGAGTGCCCTCATCCGGAATGAACTTCACGTTGATGTTTTTCACCTCGGGAAGGTCACCCCACCAGGTGTCGACGCGTTCGAAGTTCACGTGCGAGTCGGGCACGAACTCAGTGACCTTGTACGGCCCCGAGCCCAGGAGCAGTGCGCTGCTGGTGCCCACTTCGCCGTTGTTCTCTTCCCAGAACTTCTGCGACGTGATGAAGGCGGCACCACCGGTGCTCATGTTGGCGGCGAAGGCTGCATCGGGTGCCGAGAGGGTCACGGTGACTTCGAGGTCGCCAGTCTTTTCGACGGTGTCAACGCCACCCAAGTAGTAGGAGAGGCCGGGGGAGCTGGTTTCGTCGCGGGCTTGCTCCAAACTGAAGACAACGTCGTCGGCGGTCACCGGGGTGCCGTCTTGGAACATCGCATCCTCGCGCAGTTCGTAGACGTAGGTCACGTCATCCGGCTGCTCCCACGATTCGGCAAGACCGGGCTGCAGGGCGCCATCGGCATCGATCGAGACGAGACCTTCCTGAGCGATGGAGGCGATGTAGTAGTTCAGAATGCCGCTCTCGGCGCCAACATACAGGCTCGAGAGCGATCCGGGCAGGGCAACCGTGATGGTGTCAATGTTGCCGTCGCCGGTGGGAGTGTTCGAGGTGGCACAGCCAGCGAGTAGCAGTGCCGAGGCGGCGACGGCGACGGTGGACGCCCGAGCCCCCTTTACCAGGGTGGAGTTAGTCGATCTCATGCGAAGTTCGTGCCTTTCGGTGAGCGTTACAGGAGGAGTGAAGGGTGCGGATGAAAATTTCGCGCGTTGGAGATGCGAGTGCTGTGACAGTGCCGCGCGATCACTGCTGGTTTTCCGGGCCACCTCGCGCATGGCGAGCAGCCGGAGGGCTACGGCGATGCTGGGGGTGTCGGCCGAGTCGTCGAGCGTTGTCGCATAGA
Coding sequences:
- a CDS encoding ABC transporter substrate-binding protein; its protein translation is MQAASEDSATLDELTRALDLHMLRILVAIQGTGSVSAAARRLGFSQPAITQQLKRSEARLNIALVARTPRGMELTEAGALLARHAPRIDAAITAAASDLTAHLGLDRGAVRLAAFPAAVASIIAPLLSRLDREFPGIHVEFSEAEPDAALGAVADGSADIALDYRYASDHTITSSSHTSADGLRSRFLLSENVLAIVPRAVAEKLGTTASVAALLPSTWIGGPATCTEQLVAVATALGEKPTLRHDVTKTDAALALVASGIGVTFLSELAIATTTLPESVVALELQPKLRRRIYATTLDDSADTPSIAVALRLLAMREVARKTSSDRAALSQHSHLQRAKFSSAPFTPPVTLTERHELRMRSTNSTLVKGARASTVAVAASALLLAGCATSNTPTGDGNIDTITVALPGSLSSLYVGAESGILNYYIASIAQEGLVSIDADGALQPGLAESWEQPDDVTYVYELREDAMFQDGTPVTADDVVFSLEQARDETSSPGLSYYLGGVDTVEKTGDLEVTVTLSAPDAAFAANMSTGGAAFITSQKFWEENNGEVGTSSALLLGSGPYKVTEFVPDSHVNFERVDTWWGDLPEVKNINVKFIPDEGTRLLAAQSGDIDVAFNVPLAQSTQWEDLDNMRVDYVNDLSYVGMYFNTALEPFTDPKVREAFAHSVDRTTIVDKLLRGHGEVATAIATPESLGSVYSADDARDLLASIPQYDFDLDAAAAALAASDHPDGFETDMLFPSTGPQLGTAAQSLAENLSKIGVTLNVREVPIEEWLASLEQDSSYGVGLMWYFSTLGDPAEVSTYMLGDYNISNYENPEVLSLFARVGAETDPAARIDLLIEAETLQAEDVISVPLWWGQSATAFSKNIDMSSYSSFAFISSWPTLLTPAG